In Leisingera methylohalidivorans DSM 14336, a single genomic region encodes these proteins:
- the speD gene encoding adenosylmethionine decarboxylase: MKDANLFQLGIGLETGAHEEDTARGVTAANIDSVVDSDREDHFIRKDGKVFAGTHLIIEVMKGTGLDCEARIQKAFRDCVDVCGATLLHIHTHKFSPQGVSGVAVLAESHISVHTWPEIGYGAFDVFMCGDAEPWKAVDVLKQAFSTDMVEVRELLRGEELIAKEVAA; encoded by the coding sequence ATGAAAGACGCCAACCTCTTCCAACTGGGGATCGGTCTGGAGACAGGCGCCCATGAGGAAGATACCGCCCGCGGTGTAACAGCCGCGAATATCGACTCCGTTGTGGACTCGGACCGCGAAGACCATTTCATCCGCAAGGATGGCAAGGTGTTCGCCGGTACCCATCTGATCATCGAAGTTATGAAAGGCACCGGCCTGGATTGCGAAGCCCGCATCCAGAAAGCGTTCCGCGACTGCGTGGACGTTTGCGGTGCCACCCTGCTGCACATCCACACCCACAAGTTTTCGCCGCAGGGCGTCTCCGGTGTGGCCGTGCTGGCGGAAAGCCACATCTCGGTGCACACCTGGCCTGAAATCGGCTATGGCGCCTTTGACGTCTTCATGTGCGGCGACGCCGAGCCGTGGAAAGCCGTTGACGTGCTGAAACAGGCCTTCTCCACCGACATGGTGGAAGTGCGCGAACTGCTGCGCGGCGAGGAGCTGATTGCCAAAGAGGTTGCGGCATGA
- the gluQRS gene encoding tRNA glutamyl-Q(34) synthetase GluQRS has translation MTFTTRFAPSPTGPLHLGHAYSALLAHDMAQAESGTFLLRIEDIDQSRARAAWEEQIYQDLAWLGLAWPQPVMRQSDRLPRYRTALERLTAMGLTYPCRCNRADIETAAGAPQEGVPQFGPDGRIYPGTCRNRQTSETSDRDVIRLNMEKAVKTAELRGFTETGAEFQGLHALDPDQLITAAGDIILVRRTMGSSYHLSVVIDDADQGITHAVRGADLFEATQIHVLLQSLLGLPTPVYHHHRLIRDAAGKRLAKRDDARAIAKYRAQGATPQDIRGMVDLPLLSG, from the coding sequence GTGACATTCACCACCCGTTTTGCGCCTTCACCCACTGGACCCTTACACCTCGGCCATGCCTATTCGGCACTGCTGGCACATGATATGGCGCAGGCTGAAAGCGGCACCTTCCTGCTGCGGATCGAAGACATCGACCAGTCGCGTGCGCGCGCCGCCTGGGAGGAACAGATCTATCAGGACCTCGCTTGGCTTGGCCTGGCCTGGCCGCAGCCGGTGATGCGGCAATCGGACCGGCTGCCGCGATACCGCACCGCACTGGAGCGCTTGACTGCCATGGGGCTCACCTACCCTTGCCGCTGCAACCGCGCTGATATTGAAACAGCCGCCGGCGCCCCCCAGGAGGGCGTGCCGCAGTTCGGCCCCGACGGACGCATCTACCCCGGCACTTGCCGTAACCGGCAGACATCTGAAACCTCAGACCGTGACGTGATCCGCCTGAATATGGAAAAAGCCGTCAAAACTGCTGAGCTGCGCGGTTTCACTGAAACCGGAGCGGAGTTTCAGGGCCTCCACGCTTTGGACCCGGACCAGCTGATCACAGCTGCAGGCGATATCATTCTGGTACGCCGCACTATGGGCAGCTCCTACCACCTGTCAGTTGTCATCGATGACGCGGATCAGGGCATCACCCACGCGGTGCGCGGCGCCGACCTGTTTGAGGCAACTCAGATCCACGTCCTGCTGCAAAGCCTTCTGGGCCTGCCCACCCCGGTCTACCACCACCACCGCCTGATCCGCGATGCGGCTGGAAAGCGCCTAGCGAAGCGCGACGACGCCCGCGCCATCGCCAAATACCGCGCCCAAGGCGCCACCCCGCAGGACATCCGCGGAATGGTAGACTTGCCGCTTCTTTCTGGTTGA
- a CDS encoding class I SAM-dependent DNA methyltransferase, whose product MNKKFLDSSYSLENEEATRDHYDSWAASYDAEIAENGYATPGRIATALWKYLPEPDAPILDFGCGTGLSGLALRLAGYQVVDGLEPSPEMLAQARAKDTYRQLTQLDVADKTPVKPGAYRAIIGCGLLSKGAAPPATFDIIMRALDRGGLFAFSYNDHALEDRAYTGKLNDWLDCSAARLLFREYGDHLPGINLKSTVYVIEKA is encoded by the coding sequence ATGAATAAAAAGTTCCTCGACAGCTCCTACAGCCTGGAAAATGAAGAGGCGACCCGGGACCATTATGACAGCTGGGCCGCCTCCTATGACGCGGAAATCGCTGAAAACGGCTATGCCACACCGGGGCGGATCGCGACGGCACTGTGGAAATACCTGCCGGAGCCGGACGCGCCGATCCTCGATTTCGGCTGCGGTACCGGCCTGTCCGGCCTGGCGCTGCGCCTCGCCGGATATCAGGTGGTCGACGGCTTGGAACCCTCGCCCGAAATGCTGGCACAGGCCCGGGCCAAGGACACCTACCGGCAATTGACCCAACTGGATGTTGCCGACAAGACGCCGGTCAAGCCGGGCGCCTACCGCGCCATCATAGGCTGCGGTCTGCTCAGCAAGGGGGCGGCCCCGCCCGCCACTTTCGACATTATCATGCGCGCGCTGGACCGTGGCGGGCTGTTTGCCTTCTCCTACAATGACCACGCGTTGGAGGACCGCGCCTATACCGGTAAACTCAATGATTGGCTGGACTGTTCGGCAGCCCGGCTGCTATTCAGGGAATACGGCGACCACCTGCCCGGTATCAACCTTAAGTCTACCGTTTACGTGATTGAGAAAGCGTGA
- the trmFO gene encoding methylenetetrahydrofolate--tRNA-(uracil(54)-C(5))-methyltransferase (FADH(2)-oxidizing) TrmFO yields MTDHSAQTLHIVGGGMAGSEAAWQAANMGIPVVIHEMRPKVETFAHQTGNLGEMVCSNSFRSDDDEQNAVGLLHWEMRAADGLIMATADEHRLPAGGALAVDRDPFAETVTTKLKAHPNVTVSYEEITSLPEDGHWIFATGPLTSPELGQAIQAETGAEALAFFDAIAPIVYAESIDMSQAWMQSRYDKGETEEERTAYLNCPMDKDQYEAFIDALLSADKTEFHDGETAGYFDGCLPIEVMAERGRETLRHGPMKPVGLTNPHQPDVKAHAVVQLRRDNALGTLFNIVGFQTKMKYGAQTEVFKMIPGLENASFARLGGIHRNTFLNSPTLLDAQMRLKSKPNIRFAGQITGVEGYVESAAMGLLAGRLAAAEILGRELPAVPQDSAMGAMIHHITGGAEAKTFQPMNVNFGLFRPVDGLKGGRRGRKDRYKAYTDRAKEVWQDWLSNFP; encoded by the coding sequence ATGACAGATCATTCGGCACAGACATTGCATATCGTGGGCGGCGGCATGGCCGGGTCCGAAGCGGCCTGGCAGGCGGCAAACATGGGCATACCCGTGGTGATCCACGAAATGCGCCCCAAGGTAGAGACCTTTGCCCATCAGACCGGCAACCTGGGCGAGATGGTGTGTTCGAACTCCTTCCGTTCGGATGATGACGAACAGAATGCCGTGGGCCTTCTGCACTGGGAAATGCGCGCAGCAGACGGGCTGATCATGGCCACCGCGGACGAACACCGCCTGCCCGCCGGCGGTGCGCTGGCCGTGGACCGGGATCCCTTTGCTGAAACTGTGACAACCAAGCTGAAGGCGCATCCGAATGTCACCGTCTCCTATGAGGAAATCACCAGCCTGCCCGAAGACGGCCACTGGATCTTTGCCACCGGACCGCTGACATCACCGGAATTGGGTCAAGCCATTCAGGCGGAAACCGGGGCTGAGGCTCTGGCCTTTTTCGATGCCATCGCACCGATCGTCTATGCCGAGTCGATCGACATGTCGCAGGCCTGGATGCAGTCCCGCTATGACAAGGGCGAGACCGAGGAAGAGCGGACTGCCTACCTCAACTGCCCGATGGACAAGGACCAGTACGAAGCCTTCATCGACGCATTATTGTCAGCTGACAAAACTGAGTTTCACGACGGCGAGACCGCGGGCTATTTCGACGGCTGCCTGCCGATCGAAGTGATGGCCGAACGCGGCCGCGAGACCCTGCGCCACGGACCGATGAAGCCGGTGGGCCTGACCAATCCGCATCAGCCTGACGTCAAGGCCCATGCTGTGGTGCAACTGCGCCGTGATAACGCGCTGGGAACGCTGTTCAACATCGTCGGCTTCCAGACCAAGATGAAATACGGCGCCCAGACCGAGGTGTTCAAAATGATCCCGGGGCTGGAGAACGCCAGCTTTGCCCGGCTCGGCGGCATCCACCGCAACACATTCCTGAACTCACCCACTCTGCTGGACGCGCAGATGCGGCTGAAGTCGAAACCGAACATCCGGTTTGCCGGCCAGATCACCGGGGTTGAGGGATACGTGGAAAGCGCCGCAATGGGCCTGCTGGCCGGCCGCCTGGCCGCTGCAGAAATCCTTGGCCGGGAGCTTCCAGCCGTGCCGCAGGACAGTGCCATGGGGGCGATGATCCACCACATTACCGGCGGCGCCGAGGCCAAGACGTTCCAGCCGATGAATGTGAACTTCGGCCTGTTCCGCCCGGTGGACGGCCTCAAGGGCGGCCGCCGCGGCCGCAAGGACCGCTACAAGGCCTATACCGACCGCGCCAAAGAAGTCTGGCAGGACTGGCTCAGCAACTTTCCCTAG
- a CDS encoding enoyl-CoA hydratase, which yields MTILKRHDTGAIARLTMNTPEKLNALSDEMLAALQGQIDALREDSSIKVVILSGTGKGFCAGHDIKQMTAGRTAEDGGKAYFQDLFARCTSVMTGLQSLPQPVIAQVHGIATAAGCQLVASCDLAVAAEDTKFGVNGVNIGLFCSTPMVALSRNIPRKQAFELLTTGEFINAARAVDLGLANRAVPLEELEAETTRLAETIASKLGAAVKVGKQAFYEQLQMPLDQAYAYTSGVIVENLMYRDTIEGMAAFIEKRAPDWQES from the coding sequence ATGACAATTCTGAAACGTCACGACACAGGGGCGATAGCCCGGCTGACGATGAACACGCCGGAAAAGCTGAATGCCCTGTCGGACGAGATGCTTGCCGCGCTGCAGGGGCAGATCGACGCCCTGCGGGAAGACAGCAGTATCAAGGTGGTGATCCTGTCCGGCACCGGCAAAGGCTTCTGCGCGGGCCATGATATCAAGCAGATGACCGCGGGCCGCACGGCGGAGGATGGCGGCAAGGCCTATTTCCAGGACCTGTTTGCCCGCTGCACCAGTGTGATGACCGGCCTGCAATCCCTGCCCCAGCCGGTGATTGCGCAGGTGCATGGCATCGCCACGGCAGCGGGCTGCCAGCTGGTTGCCTCCTGCGATCTGGCGGTGGCAGCTGAAGACACAAAATTCGGGGTTAACGGGGTCAACATCGGGCTGTTCTGTTCCACCCCGATGGTAGCACTCTCGCGTAATATCCCCCGCAAGCAGGCGTTTGAGCTGCTGACCACGGGTGAGTTCATCAATGCCGCCCGCGCGGTGGATCTGGGCCTGGCCAACCGCGCCGTGCCACTGGAGGAATTGGAGGCCGAAACCACCCGGCTGGCCGAAACCATCGCGTCGAAACTGGGGGCCGCAGTGAAGGTCGGAAAACAGGCGTTCTACGAACAGCTGCAAATGCCGCTGGATCAGGCTTACGCCTATACCAGCGGGGTGATTGTCGAGAATCTGATGTACCGCGACACCATCGAAGGCATGGCGGCGTTCATCGAAAAACGCGCCCCCGACTGGCAGGAAAGCTGA
- the recG gene encoding ATP-dependent DNA helicase RecG, whose protein sequence is MSGRPEILFPLFAGAETLQGVGPKTALSLAQIEIETPRDLLFSLPYSVVDRRRRETIRGVDLPAVITVEVTIGSHRPARNRGGAYRIHAEDAETGFQLVFFHGRSRYLEAQLPEGARRVVSGKLELFDGLAQMVHPDHMLPVEAAHEIPEFEPVYSLTHGVTQKTMYKAAQSALSRMPELAEWIDPAQMLKEAWPAWHEALQTAHAPRGPDDLDLQAPARARLAYDELFSHQLTLALARQTERKVRGLQSKATGRMQSRVLKALPYHPTGAQARAIAEISADMASDKRMNRLLQGDVGSGKTLVAFMALLVAVEAGGQGVMMAPTGILAQQHMEGLAPLAEDAGVVIEILTGRDKGAERKAKLAALKRGDIQILVGTHAVFQQDVEFRDLRLAIVDEQHRFGVRQRMELAEKGKGADVLVMTATPIPRSLALAQYGDMDVSVLDEKPPGRKPVKTAVISTERMQEVVDHLRQAISEGRQCYWVCPLVDESELSDLTAAEERFKHLRAILGEGTVGLVHGQMPPAEKDAAMAAFQAGQTKVLVATTVIEVGVNVPNASIMVIERAEIFGLAQLHQLRGRVGRGSAQSTCLLMYQPPLTEGGRKRLEVLRETEDGFRISETDLQMRGAGDMIGTAQSGLPRFRIADLERQAGLMAVAQSDARSLLAADPTLESSRGKAARVLLWLMKQDQAIRLISVG, encoded by the coding sequence ATGAGCGGGCGTCCCGAGATCCTGTTTCCGCTGTTCGCCGGGGCCGAGACCTTGCAGGGGGTCGGCCCGAAGACTGCGCTCTCTCTCGCTCAGATAGAGATAGAAACGCCGCGTGACCTATTGTTTTCACTGCCGTATTCGGTGGTGGACCGGAGGCGGCGCGAGACTATTCGCGGGGTGGATCTGCCCGCCGTAATTACGGTTGAAGTGACCATTGGCAGCCACCGTCCGGCCCGGAACCGCGGCGGCGCCTACCGCATTCATGCGGAAGACGCGGAGACCGGGTTCCAGCTTGTCTTCTTCCACGGCCGCAGCCGGTATCTGGAGGCGCAGTTGCCCGAAGGAGCGCGCCGCGTGGTCTCGGGCAAGCTGGAGCTATTTGACGGGCTGGCCCAGATGGTTCACCCGGATCATATGCTGCCGGTGGAAGCGGCGCACGAAATCCCGGAATTTGAGCCGGTTTACAGCCTGACCCACGGGGTCACCCAAAAGACCATGTACAAGGCGGCGCAAAGCGCGCTGTCGCGGATGCCGGAGCTGGCCGAATGGATCGATCCGGCGCAGATGCTGAAGGAAGCCTGGCCAGCTTGGCATGAGGCGCTGCAAACGGCCCATGCACCGCGGGGCCCCGATGATTTGGACCTGCAGGCGCCGGCCCGGGCGCGGCTGGCCTATGATGAGCTGTTTTCCCATCAGCTGACCCTGGCGCTGGCCCGCCAGACCGAACGCAAAGTCCGCGGCCTTCAAAGCAAGGCCACAGGACGGATGCAATCCCGCGTGCTGAAGGCGCTTCCGTATCACCCGACCGGCGCACAAGCCCGCGCGATCGCGGAAATTTCTGCGGATATGGCCTCGGACAAACGGATGAACCGGCTTCTGCAGGGGGATGTCGGATCTGGTAAAACATTGGTTGCTTTCATGGCTTTGCTGGTCGCTGTTGAAGCGGGCGGGCAGGGGGTGATGATGGCGCCCACGGGTATTCTGGCACAGCAGCATATGGAGGGGCTTGCACCGCTGGCCGAGGACGCTGGTGTGGTGATTGAGATCCTCACCGGTCGCGACAAAGGGGCGGAGCGCAAGGCCAAGCTGGCGGCGTTGAAGCGCGGCGATATCCAAATCCTGGTCGGCACCCATGCGGTGTTCCAGCAGGATGTGGAATTCCGCGACCTGCGGCTGGCCATTGTTGACGAACAGCACCGGTTCGGGGTGCGCCAGCGGATGGAGCTGGCGGAGAAAGGCAAGGGCGCGGATGTCTTGGTAATGACCGCCACACCGATCCCGCGCTCTTTGGCGCTGGCGCAATATGGCGACATGGATGTCTCAGTGCTGGACGAAAAACCGCCGGGGCGAAAGCCGGTCAAGACAGCTGTGATCAGCACCGAACGGATGCAGGAGGTGGTCGATCATCTGCGCCAGGCCATATCAGAAGGGCGTCAGTGCTACTGGGTCTGTCCGCTGGTCGACGAGTCCGAGCTGAGCGACCTGACCGCGGCGGAGGAACGGTTCAAGCATCTGCGCGCCATTCTGGGCGAAGGCACAGTGGGACTGGTGCATGGCCAGATGCCGCCTGCCGAAAAGGACGCCGCAATGGCGGCTTTTCAGGCTGGGCAGACCAAGGTTCTGGTCGCCACCACGGTGATCGAGGTAGGAGTGAACGTGCCCAATGCCTCGATCATGGTGATTGAACGGGCTGAGATTTTTGGCCTGGCGCAGCTGCACCAGCTGCGCGGCCGGGTGGGACGCGGCAGCGCCCAGTCGACCTGTCTGCTGATGTATCAGCCGCCGCTGACCGAAGGCGGGCGCAAACGGCTGGAAGTTCTGCGCGAAACCGAGGACGGCTTCCGCATTTCGGAAACCGATCTGCAGATGCGCGGGGCGGGCGACATGATCGGCACCGCCCAATCGGGCTTGCCGCGGTTCCGCATTGCCGATCTGGAACGTCAGGCCGGGCTGATGGCGGTGGCGCAAAGCGACGCGCGGTCGCTGCTGGCCGCCGATCCCACACTGGAAAGCAGCCGCGGCAAGGCCGCCCGCGTTCTTCTGTGGCTGATGAAGCAGGACCAGGCAATTCGATTAATTTCAGTGGGTTAA
- the hisI gene encoding phosphoribosyl-AMP cyclohydrolase, whose product MSIAAPFDPASLVFNDAGLIPCIAQDQASGEVLMMAWMNADAVARTLETGRVTYWSRSRQSFWVKGETSGHLQELVDLRVDCDRDCLLALVRQTGAACHTNRRTCFYTAVRNGEEHELMKPME is encoded by the coding sequence ATGTCTATAGCCGCGCCCTTTGATCCCGCCAGCCTGGTATTTAATGATGCCGGGCTGATCCCCTGCATTGCGCAGGACCAAGCCTCGGGCGAGGTGCTGATGATGGCCTGGATGAACGCCGACGCGGTGGCGCGCACGCTGGAGACCGGAAGGGTCACCTATTGGTCGCGCTCGCGGCAGTCATTCTGGGTCAAGGGAGAGACGTCCGGCCATCTGCAGGAGCTGGTGGACCTGAGGGTGGATTGCGACCGGGATTGCCTGCTGGCGCTGGTGCGCCAGACAGGGGCGGCGTGCCACACCAACCGGCGGACCTGTTTCTATACCGCGGTGCGGAATGGGGAAGAGCATGAGCTGATGAAACCGATGGAGTGA
- a CDS encoding iron-sulfur cluster assembly scaffold protein, with the protein MSGESDLIKLYSTRILALAADIPHLDRLESPSATVKKRSPLCGSAVTVDIYVEDGRIAEFGQDVKACALGQASAAVVGAHVVGRSLEEVETARDQLKAMLTQNGPVPDAPFDGLEVLQPAREFKNRHASIMLALEATLEAMQTAAKEQCA; encoded by the coding sequence ATGTCTGGCGAAAGTGATCTGATCAAGCTGTACTCCACACGCATTCTGGCGCTGGCCGCGGATATTCCGCATCTCGACAGGCTTGAATCTCCCAGTGCAACTGTCAAAAAACGCTCGCCGCTCTGCGGCTCGGCCGTGACTGTCGACATTTATGTGGAAGACGGGCGGATCGCGGAATTTGGCCAGGACGTAAAGGCATGCGCGCTGGGGCAGGCCTCGGCCGCCGTGGTGGGCGCCCATGTGGTCGGCCGCTCGCTGGAAGAGGTCGAAACCGCCCGCGACCAGCTGAAGGCGATGCTAACCCAAAACGGCCCGGTACCGGACGCGCCATTTGACGGGCTGGAAGTTCTGCAGCCCGCACGCGAGTTCAAAAACCGCCATGCCTCGATTATGCTGGCGCTGGAGGCAACGCTGGAGGCGATGCAAACCGCCGCCAAGGAGCAATGCGCCTGA
- the asd gene encoding archaetidylserine decarboxylase (Phosphatidylserine decarboxylase is synthesized as a single chain precursor. Generation of the pyruvoyl active site from a Ser is coupled to cleavage of a Gly-Ser bond between the larger (beta) and smaller (alpha chains). It is an integral membrane protein.), which produces MQRDPIFVVDRDTGKTFEEAVLGEKWIRWAYQNASARPVEKLLFRSSLISRLMGAWFSSRFSKGKIGTVIDQLSIDMDEATAPADSYSCFNDFFVRRLKPESRPFSDDPNEIVSPADGRVLVFPELAEDIFIPVKDHPMSIRTMLPGIAGRFIGGALAIVRLCPADYHRYHFPAGGRITGAQDIAGALHSVNPIALGAGPDVFGENKRSWTLVETETAGTYCFVEVGAFGVGSIVNTRTAGDVQKMDEKGYFKFGGSTVVVVFEPGKVRFADDLVANSAKGRETLVKVGQPFATAL; this is translated from the coding sequence ATGCAGCGCGACCCTATCTTTGTCGTAGACCGCGACACCGGCAAGACCTTTGAGGAGGCCGTGCTGGGCGAGAAATGGATCCGCTGGGCCTATCAGAACGCCAGCGCCCGGCCGGTGGAAAAGCTGCTGTTCCGCTCCAGCCTGATCAGCCGTCTGATGGGCGCCTGGTTCAGCTCGCGGTTCTCCAAAGGCAAGATCGGAACGGTGATTGACCAATTGTCGATCGACATGGATGAGGCCACCGCACCTGCAGACAGCTATAGCTGTTTCAACGATTTCTTTGTGCGCCGCCTGAAGCCCGAATCCCGGCCTTTCAGCGATGACCCGAATGAAATCGTCTCCCCAGCCGATGGCCGGGTGCTGGTGTTCCCGGAATTGGCCGAGGACATATTTATCCCTGTCAAAGACCACCCGATGTCAATCCGCACCATGCTACCGGGAATTGCCGGCCGCTTCATCGGCGGCGCCCTGGCCATCGTGCGGCTGTGCCCGGCGGACTACCACCGCTACCATTTCCCCGCCGGAGGCCGGATCACCGGCGCCCAGGACATTGCCGGTGCGTTGCACTCAGTGAACCCGATTGCGCTCGGTGCCGGACCGGATGTGTTCGGCGAGAACAAGCGGTCCTGGACGCTGGTTGAGACGGAGACTGCCGGCACCTATTGTTTTGTCGAAGTGGGCGCCTTTGGCGTGGGCAGTATCGTCAACACCCGGACCGCTGGCGACGTGCAGAAGATGGACGAAAAGGGCTATTTCAAATTCGGCGGCTCCACCGTGGTGGTGGTGTTTGAGCCCGGCAAGGTCCGCTTTGCCGATGATCTGGTGGCAAACAGCGCCAAAGGGCGGGAAACGCTGGTGAAGGTCGGCCAGCCCTTTGCCACCGCACTCTAA
- a CDS encoding PaaI family thioesterase: MALAFDVAGLTDYLHEIFPQVKDDFSIDAMDEQGLRMRLLTAERHLRPGGTVSGPSMFALADCAIYALILSRLGREALAVTTNCSLDFMRKPVAGADVIAEARLLKLGRVLAVADVLMYSEGLGEPVARASMTYSIPPKR; the protein is encoded by the coding sequence ATGGCGCTGGCATTTGATGTCGCAGGTCTGACGGATTACCTGCATGAGATCTTTCCGCAGGTGAAAGACGATTTTTCCATCGACGCGATGGACGAGCAGGGCCTGCGGATGCGGCTTTTGACAGCCGAGCGGCATCTGCGGCCCGGTGGCACCGTGTCCGGCCCGTCGATGTTTGCGCTGGCGGATTGCGCGATCTATGCGCTGATCCTGTCGCGGCTGGGGCGTGAGGCGCTGGCCGTTACCACCAATTGTTCGCTGGATTTCATGCGCAAGCCCGTTGCAGGCGCGGATGTGATCGCCGAGGCGCGGCTGCTGAAGCTGGGCCGGGTTTTGGCGGTCGCCGATGTGCTGATGTATTCCGAAGGGCTGGGGGAGCCGGTGGCGCGCGCCAGTATGACCTATTCGATCCCGCCTAAGCGTTAG
- the speE gene encoding polyamine aminopropyltransferase has product MSDTAKQAGKQQWVTESLHAHYAQALRVDEMLYDSNTEHQRLKVFQNGQFGRILTLDDVVQTTEGDNFIYHEMLTHVPILAHGAAKRVLIIGGGDGGMAREALRHTSVEHVTMVEIDGGVVDFSKEYLPMLSDGAFDDPRLNLVINDGALFMKENTEKFDVIIVDSTDPIGPGEVLFTDTFYGHAARALTEDGIIVTQNGVPFMQGDELTGTLRAFQALFADASCYLATVPTYAGGPMAFGWGSHSDKARNASLADLEARYAAAGIDTGYYNPEVHKAAFALPNYVKKLFP; this is encoded by the coding sequence ATGAGCGACACCGCCAAACAGGCCGGCAAACAGCAATGGGTGACGGAAAGCCTGCACGCGCATTACGCTCAAGCCCTGCGCGTAGATGAAATGCTCTATGACAGCAACACCGAGCATCAGCGCCTGAAAGTGTTCCAGAACGGCCAGTTCGGCCGCATTCTGACGCTGGATGACGTGGTCCAGACCACCGAAGGCGACAACTTCATCTACCACGAGATGCTGACCCATGTGCCGATTCTGGCACATGGCGCTGCAAAGCGCGTGCTGATCATCGGCGGCGGCGATGGCGGCATGGCCCGCGAGGCCCTGCGCCACACCTCGGTCGAGCATGTGACCATGGTGGAGATCGACGGCGGCGTGGTGGATTTCTCCAAAGAATACCTGCCGATGCTGAGCGACGGCGCGTTTGACGATCCGCGTCTGAATCTGGTGATCAACGACGGTGCGCTCTTCATGAAAGAGAACACCGAAAAGTTCGACGTGATCATTGTCGATTCAACCGACCCGATCGGCCCCGGCGAAGTGCTGTTCACCGACACCTTCTATGGCCATGCCGCGCGTGCGCTGACCGAAGACGGCATCATCGTGACCCAGAACGGCGTGCCGTTCATGCAGGGCGACGAGCTCACTGGCACACTGCGCGCGTTTCAGGCGCTGTTTGCCGATGCCTCCTGCTATCTGGCGACCGTGCCGACTTACGCTGGCGGGCCGATGGCCTTTGGCTGGGGCAGCCACTCGGACAAGGCCCGCAACGCCAGCCTGGCTGATCTGGAAGCACGTTATGCTGCTGCCGGAATCGACACCGGCTATTACAATCCGGAAGTTCACAAGGCCGCATTCGCCTTGCCGAACTATGTGAAAAAACTGTTCCCGTAA